One Castanea sativa cultivar Marrone di Chiusa Pesio chromosome 4, ASM4071231v1 DNA window includes the following coding sequences:
- the LOC142631772 gene encoding NAC domain-containing protein 92, whose protein sequence is MEESLPPGFRFHPTDEELITYYLTRKVSDLSFTSKAIAVVDLNKCEPWDLPGKASMGEKEWYFFSMRDRKYPTGLRTNRATEAGYWKTTGKDKEIFRAGVLVGMKKTLVFYKGRAPRGEKSNWVMHEYRLENKHPFKSSKEEWVVCRVFQKSAVKKPQQTPSSLPSLESPCDTNSIVNEFGDVELPNLNNIANSSSGFSNISPHSYNSDNNNINMNMNLNMNNWAAVREAAAASLPSLSWPSSLLSSGLSVNSLLLKALQLRNYQPRDATPTSTDYSYMPQGFSHFGSEHLSSNLQASSSKVLESVQQQQSEQPFNMDSMW, encoded by the exons ATGGAGGAAAGTCTTCCTCCTGGCTTCAGATTCCACCCCACAGATGAAGAGCTCATTACGTATTATCTAACTCGCAAGGTTTCTGATCTTAGTTTCACGTCAAAAGCCATAGCCGTTGTTGATCTCAACAAGTGTGAACCTTGGGACCTCCCAG GCAAGGCTTCCATGGGCGAAAAAGAATGGTACTTTTTCAGCATGAGAGACCGAAAATACCCGACAGGTCTTCGAACCAACCGAGCCACTGAAGCAGGCTATTGGAAAACCACTGGGAAGGACAAGGAAATATTTCGTGCTGGAGTGCTAGTTGGGATGAAGAAAACCCTAGTGTTTTACAAGGGAAGAGCTCCTAGGGGTGAGAAAAGCAATTGGGTTATGCATGAATACAGGCTAGAAAACAAGCATCCTTTCAAATCCTCAAAG gAAGAATGGGTGGTTTGTAGGGTTTTCCAAAAAAGTGCAGTGAAAAAACCACAGCAGACACCATCATCGCTGCCATCGCTTGAGTCTCCTTGCGACACAAACTCTATAGTAAACGAGTTTGGAGACGTTGAGTTACCAAATTTGAATAACATTGCAAATTCATCAAGTGGGTTCAGTAACATATCACCACATAGTTACAATAGTGACAACAATAATATTAACATGAACATGAACTTGAACATGAACAATTGGGCTGCAGTAAGGGAAGCAGCCGCGGCCAGTCTTCCATCACTCTCATGGCCTTCAAGCTTGCTAAGCTCTGGCCTTTCCGTGAATTCCTTGCTTCTCAAGGCATTACAACTGAGAAATTATCAACCAAGAGACGCTACACCTACAAGTACAGATTACTCGTATATGCCACAAGGGTTTTCTCACTTTGGAAGTGAAcatttaagttcaaatttgcAAGCTTCTTCCTCTAAGGTTTTAGAATCTGTGCAACAACAGCAATCGGAGCAACCATTCAATATGGACTCCATGTGGTGA